The Manduca sexta isolate Smith_Timp_Sample1 chromosome 17, JHU_Msex_v1.0, whole genome shotgun sequence genome includes a window with the following:
- the LOC115453671 gene encoding A-kinase anchor protein 1, mitochondrial isoform X1 — MAPCRQLLMWSVPSIAVLLGIFWFKKKREYAKSDPGGRERLKSLKEELAEVLNAQSEAIKALPVGKVDRSMIKSAPIDIVPQGNSSQRSSPLELTDEEVDLEIEKIIRKKSIEKEKRMSTGFDKQNIIVSTSMKEPSFVVKESPTNLCSLPPTKMSFSDNKCMNVNEIKDSHNRHITESEANYNKLDGECSQQGIESLEVSSSDINTVEESSPADTEEINNNNGIEESSESENQFSTAQSRHISERDSANHSPVDPLLASPSMCHFSDNHSEGSSDSGKGCSEAASPPPANINIVPLESEVRIHQFVIPQGLVGLLIGKHGSFVTQIKAKTGASVYVRRHPDSNKHKICAVEGTQSEIEAALDMIKEKFPEKKFPNFSLQEIGAELYQRLAPLVPEFLQLQLVESVNNDTIMTCLVSAGHFFLQQPLHPTFPSLHALHRLMAATYQNPDVPSLPRPVKEGSICAAPTENNWYRAQVISTSEESDTSVVKLVDFGGYLTVDNDQLKQIRSDFMTLPFQATEALLAFVKPANNEPEWSNEALRIMAGLTAGQLLHAQVAGYDEAGLPLVHLYLTLNPQQVIFLNRELVERGLAEWDMPAES; from the exons ATGGCTCCCTGTCGTCAGCTGCTTATGTGGTCAGTACCATCCATAGCCGTTTTATTGGGTATTTTTTGGTTCAAGAAAAAGCGAGAATACGCCAAGTCTGACCCGGGTGGAAGAGAGAGGCTAAAAAGTTTGAAAGAAGAGCTTGCAGAGGTGTTGAATGCTCAGTCAGAGGCAATAAAGGCTCTCCCAGTGGGCAAAGTTGATCGCTCCATGATTAAATCTGCTCCTATTGACATAGTGCCACAAGGAAACAGTTCACAACGATCTTCACCATTGGAATTGACTGATGAAGAGGTTGATCTGGaaatagaaaaaattataagaaagaAATCCAtcgaaaaagaaaaaagaatgtCAACTGGAtttgacaaacaaaatattattgtgagcACAAGTATGAAGGAGCCGTCATTTGTTGTTAAAGAATCACCAACTAATTTGTGTTCTTTACCCCCTACCAAAATGTCTTTCTCTGACAATAAATGTATgaatgtaaatgaaattaaagatAGTCATAATAGACACATAACAGAATCTGaagctaattataataaactagatggGGAATGCTCTCAACAAGGCATTGAAAGCCTTGAAGTATCAAGCTCGGACATAAATACAGTAGAAGAAAGTTCACCAGCTGATACTgaagaaataaacaataataatggaatTGAAGAATCTAGTGAAAGTGAGAACCAGTTCTCCACAGCACAAAGTAGACATATTTCTGAAAGGGATTCAGCTAATCATAGTCCAGTTGATCCATTATTAGCCAGTCCTTCAATGTGTCACTTTTCAGATAATCATAGTGAG ggTTCAAGTGACAGTGGAAAAGGCTGCTCTGAGGCTGCCAGCCCTCCTCCAGCTAACATAAACATAGTTCCTTTAGAATCAGAAGTTAGAATACATCAATTTGTGATACCACAAGGTCTTGTTGGCCTTCTCATTGGCAAACATGGCTCATTTGTAACACAAATTAAAGCTAAAACAGGTGCTAGTGTATATGTTAGAAGACACCCAGactcaaataaacataaaatttgtgCAGTGGAAG GTACTCAAAGTGAAATTGAAGCAGCTTTAGATATGATTAAAGAGAAATTTCCTGAAAAGAAGTTTCCCAACTTTTCCTTACAAGAAATTGGTGCAGAATTATATCAGAGGTTAGCACCTCTTGTTCCTGAATTTTTACAG TTACAGCTGGTGGAGTCGGTGAACAACGACACAATAATGACGTGCCTGGTGAGCGCGGGACATTTCTTCCTGCAACAGCCATTGCACCCCACATTCCCCTCGCTGCACGCGTTACACCGTCTCATGGCCGCTACGTATCAAAATCCGGATGTGCCGTCTTTGCCACGCCCTGTGAAAG AGGGATCAATCTGCGCCGCGCCGACAGAAAACAATTGGTATCGCGCGCAAGTTATATCTACCTCAGAGGAGAGTGACACGTCTGTTGTGAAGCTGGTGGACTTTGGTGGCTACCTCACCGTTGACAATGACCAGCTCAAACAGATTCGCTCGGACTTCATGACACTGCCTTTTCAGGCGACGGAAGCTCTTTTAGCCTTCGTGAAGCCAGCAAACAatg AACCAGAGTGGAGCAACGAGGCCCTGCGCATCATGGCCGGTTTGACTGCGGGACAGCTACTACACGCGCAAGTCGCCGGCTATGACGAAGCGGGATTACCCCTCGTCCACCTATACCTTACATTAAATCCTCAG CAAGTGATATTCCTGAACCGAGAGCTAGTGGAGCGCGGACTGGCGGAGTGGGACATGCCCGCCGAGTCGTga
- the LOC115453704 gene encoding eukaryotic translation initiation factor 1A, X-chromosomal, with protein sequence MPKNKGKGGKNRRRGKNENETEKRELVFKEDGQEYAQVTKMLGNGRLEAMCFDGIKRLCHIRGKLRKKVWINQGDIILIGLRDYQDAKADVILKYTPDEARNLKTYGEFPETVRINETVVYSVDGLDEDIEFGDEVSSEDEADNVDAL encoded by the coding sequence atgccGAAGAATAAAGGAAAAGGTGGTAAAAACAGGAGGAGAGGGAAAAATGAAAACGAAACAGAAAAACGTGAGTTGGTCTTTAAGGAAGACGGCCAAGAATATGCCCAAGTAACAAAGATGCTCGGTAATGGCCGCTTGGAGGCCATGTGCTTTGATGGCATAAAACGTCTATGTCATATTCGTGGAAAATTACGAAAAAAGGTATGGATAAACCAAGGTGACATCATACTGATAGGCCTACGAGATTACCAAGACGCAAAAGCGGATGTCATTCTAAAATACACCCCTGATGAGGCGAGGAATCTGAAGACTTACGGCGAGTTCCCAGAGACTGTACGTATCAATGAGACAGTCGTGTACTCTGTCGACGGGCTGGACGAAGACATCGAGTTTGGTGACGAAGTCAGTTCAGAAGATGAAGCAGATAATGTAGATGctttataa
- the LOC115453671 gene encoding A-kinase anchor protein 1, mitochondrial isoform X2 gives MAPCRQLLMWSVPSIAVLLGIFWFKKKREYAKSDPGGRERLKSLKEELAEVLNAQSEAIKALPVGKVDRSMIKSAPIDIVPQGNSSQRSSPLELTDEEVDLEIEKIIRKKSIEKEKRMSTGFDKQNIIVSTSMKEPSFVVKESPTNLCSLPPTKMSFSDNKCMNVNEIKDSHNRHITESEANYNKLDGECSQQGIESLEVSSSDINTVEESSPADTEEINNNNGIEESSESENQFSTAQSRHISERDSANHSPVDPLLASPSMCHFSDNHSEGSSDSGKGCSEAASPPPANINIVPLESEVRIHQFVIPQGLVGLLIGKHGSFVTQIKAKTGASVYVRRHPDSNKHKICAVEGTQSEIEAALDMIKEKFPEKKFPNFSLQEIGAELYQRLAPLVPEFLQLVESVNNDTIMTCLVSAGHFFLQQPLHPTFPSLHALHRLMAATYQNPDVPSLPRPVKEGSICAAPTENNWYRAQVISTSEESDTSVVKLVDFGGYLTVDNDQLKQIRSDFMTLPFQATEALLAFVKPANNEPEWSNEALRIMAGLTAGQLLHAQVAGYDEAGLPLVHLYLTLNPQQVIFLNRELVERGLAEWDMPAES, from the exons ATGGCTCCCTGTCGTCAGCTGCTTATGTGGTCAGTACCATCCATAGCCGTTTTATTGGGTATTTTTTGGTTCAAGAAAAAGCGAGAATACGCCAAGTCTGACCCGGGTGGAAGAGAGAGGCTAAAAAGTTTGAAAGAAGAGCTTGCAGAGGTGTTGAATGCTCAGTCAGAGGCAATAAAGGCTCTCCCAGTGGGCAAAGTTGATCGCTCCATGATTAAATCTGCTCCTATTGACATAGTGCCACAAGGAAACAGTTCACAACGATCTTCACCATTGGAATTGACTGATGAAGAGGTTGATCTGGaaatagaaaaaattataagaaagaAATCCAtcgaaaaagaaaaaagaatgtCAACTGGAtttgacaaacaaaatattattgtgagcACAAGTATGAAGGAGCCGTCATTTGTTGTTAAAGAATCACCAACTAATTTGTGTTCTTTACCCCCTACCAAAATGTCTTTCTCTGACAATAAATGTATgaatgtaaatgaaattaaagatAGTCATAATAGACACATAACAGAATCTGaagctaattataataaactagatggGGAATGCTCTCAACAAGGCATTGAAAGCCTTGAAGTATCAAGCTCGGACATAAATACAGTAGAAGAAAGTTCACCAGCTGATACTgaagaaataaacaataataatggaatTGAAGAATCTAGTGAAAGTGAGAACCAGTTCTCCACAGCACAAAGTAGACATATTTCTGAAAGGGATTCAGCTAATCATAGTCCAGTTGATCCATTATTAGCCAGTCCTTCAATGTGTCACTTTTCAGATAATCATAGTGAG ggTTCAAGTGACAGTGGAAAAGGCTGCTCTGAGGCTGCCAGCCCTCCTCCAGCTAACATAAACATAGTTCCTTTAGAATCAGAAGTTAGAATACATCAATTTGTGATACCACAAGGTCTTGTTGGCCTTCTCATTGGCAAACATGGCTCATTTGTAACACAAATTAAAGCTAAAACAGGTGCTAGTGTATATGTTAGAAGACACCCAGactcaaataaacataaaatttgtgCAGTGGAAG GTACTCAAAGTGAAATTGAAGCAGCTTTAGATATGATTAAAGAGAAATTTCCTGAAAAGAAGTTTCCCAACTTTTCCTTACAAGAAATTGGTGCAGAATTATATCAGAGGTTAGCACCTCTTGTTCCTGAATTTTTACAG CTGGTGGAGTCGGTGAACAACGACACAATAATGACGTGCCTGGTGAGCGCGGGACATTTCTTCCTGCAACAGCCATTGCACCCCACATTCCCCTCGCTGCACGCGTTACACCGTCTCATGGCCGCTACGTATCAAAATCCGGATGTGCCGTCTTTGCCACGCCCTGTGAAAG AGGGATCAATCTGCGCCGCGCCGACAGAAAACAATTGGTATCGCGCGCAAGTTATATCTACCTCAGAGGAGAGTGACACGTCTGTTGTGAAGCTGGTGGACTTTGGTGGCTACCTCACCGTTGACAATGACCAGCTCAAACAGATTCGCTCGGACTTCATGACACTGCCTTTTCAGGCGACGGAAGCTCTTTTAGCCTTCGTGAAGCCAGCAAACAatg AACCAGAGTGGAGCAACGAGGCCCTGCGCATCATGGCCGGTTTGACTGCGGGACAGCTACTACACGCGCAAGTCGCCGGCTATGACGAAGCGGGATTACCCCTCGTCCACCTATACCTTACATTAAATCCTCAG CAAGTGATATTCCTGAACCGAGAGCTAGTGGAGCGCGGACTGGCGGAGTGGGACATGCCCGCCGAGTCGTga